Proteins from a single region of Aquirhabdus parva:
- a CDS encoding cation acetate symporter, whose product MKSTQLALATTLAYSGLAVASPDLGQTVQQATNWTAIIMFVIFVALTLGITKWAATKNRTASDFYTAGGGITGFKNGLAIAGDYMSAASFLGISAMVFTKGYDGLMYSIGFLVGWPLLLFLIAERLRNLGRYTFADVASFRLKRSPIRTMAAINTLVVVAFYLIAQMVGAGQLIKLLFGLDYSIAVIVVGILMMIYVLFGGMLATTWVQIIKAAMLLGGATFMAFMVLYHFNFSLDRMFAEAITVFGTVNHTDGNKIMGPGTLFSSPIDAISLGMALMFGTAGLPHILMRFFTVNSAKEARKSVFVATGFIGYFYILTFIIGFGAILFIAQNPAYLDLAKMAVTGKLELLGGGNMAAVHLAHALGGNLFLGFISAVAFATILAVVAGLTLSGASAVSHDLYANVIAHGRSTEKDEMRVSKYATVALAVFAMILGIVFEKQNVAFMVGLAFAVAASANFPVLLLSMFWRGLTTRGAIAGGVIGMLSSVFLICLTKAVYVETFHFGTTAPIPYQNPALFSIVLSFFCCWFFSITDKSAQAKLEQAAFDAQFVRSITGVGAEQGKAH is encoded by the coding sequence ATGAAATCAACTCAATTGGCTCTCGCAACAACGCTGGCCTATTCTGGCTTAGCGGTTGCCTCTCCTGATCTGGGTCAAACGGTTCAGCAGGCGACCAACTGGACCGCGATTATCATGTTCGTGATTTTCGTCGCGTTAACCCTAGGGATCACCAAATGGGCAGCGACCAAAAATCGGACGGCATCCGACTTCTATACCGCCGGTGGTGGCATTACTGGTTTTAAAAACGGCCTTGCGATTGCTGGAGACTACATGTCTGCGGCATCATTTTTGGGTATTTCAGCGATGGTCTTTACCAAAGGCTACGATGGTCTGATGTACTCCATTGGGTTTTTAGTGGGTTGGCCATTACTCTTATTTTTAATTGCAGAGCGCTTACGCAATCTGGGCAGATATACCTTCGCAGATGTGGCCTCATTCCGCTTGAAGCGTTCGCCAATCCGCACCATGGCCGCGATTAATACACTCGTGGTTGTCGCTTTCTATCTGATTGCTCAGATGGTCGGTGCAGGCCAGCTCATTAAATTGCTGTTTGGGCTGGACTACTCGATCGCGGTCATCGTGGTCGGGATATTGATGATGATCTATGTCCTGTTTGGCGGCATGCTGGCCACCACGTGGGTACAGATAATCAAAGCGGCAATGCTGTTGGGTGGTGCGACGTTCATGGCATTCATGGTGCTCTACCACTTTAACTTTAGCTTAGATCGCATGTTTGCAGAGGCCATAACCGTCTTCGGTACGGTCAATCATACCGACGGCAACAAAATCATGGGACCCGGCACGCTGTTTAGTAGTCCTATTGATGCAATATCTCTCGGCATGGCGCTGATGTTTGGTACCGCTGGTTTGCCCCACATCCTGATGCGTTTTTTCACGGTCAACAGTGCAAAAGAAGCCCGAAAATCCGTTTTTGTTGCGACAGGATTTATTGGTTACTTTTATATTTTGACCTTTATCATCGGCTTTGGTGCGATCCTGTTTATTGCCCAAAATCCAGCCTATCTTGATCTGGCTAAAATGGCTGTAACCGGTAAGTTAGAGCTGCTTGGTGGTGGAAATATGGCCGCAGTTCACTTGGCACATGCATTGGGCGGCAATCTGTTCCTTGGCTTTATCTCTGCTGTTGCATTCGCCACGATTCTTGCTGTGGTTGCAGGACTGACGCTTTCAGGTGCCTCCGCGGTATCCCATGATCTCTATGCCAATGTGATTGCTCATGGCCGCTCTACTGAAAAAGATGAGATGCGCGTTTCTAAATACGCAACCGTAGCACTAGCCGTCTTTGCCATGATCTTGGGGATTGTGTTTGAGAAACAAAATGTCGCCTTCATGGTCGGTCTTGCCTTTGCTGTTGCAGCATCTGCCAACTTCCCCGTGCTACTGCTGTCCATGTTCTGGCGTGGACTTACGACACGCGGTGCAATTGCAGGCGGTGTCATCGGCATGTTGTCTTCGGTCTTCTTGATCTGCTTGACCAAAGCCGTCTATGTCGAAACATTCCACTTCGGTACCACAGCACCGATTCCTTACCAGAATCCTGCTCTATTCTCGATTGTGTTGTCCTTCTTCTGTTGCTGGTTCTTTTCCATCACGGACAAGAGTGCACAAGCCAAACTTGAGCAAGCAGCATTTGATGCCCAGTTCGTGCGCTCCATTACCGGTGTAGGTGCAGAGCAAGGTAAAGCGCATTAA
- a CDS encoding DUF485 domain-containing protein has product METDRVKNIIQNPKFQQLVQKKSRLSWSLSIIMLFIYFGYIYLVSYHPAFVHQSLDGGATTIGIPLGIAVIVSAFVLCGIYVWRANGEFDRLTQEVLEEIKK; this is encoded by the coding sequence ATGGAAACCGATCGCGTCAAAAACATTATCCAAAACCCGAAATTCCAGCAGCTAGTCCAAAAAAAATCTCGCTTAAGCTGGTCTCTCTCCATCATCATGCTGTTTATCTATTTTGGCTACATCTACTTGGTGTCCTATCACCCTGCATTCGTCCATCAATCTTTAGACGGTGGTGCAACAACGATCGGGATTCCACTAGGGATCGCTGTCATTGTGAGTGCTTTTGTCTTGTGCGGTATCTATGTCTGGCGCGCCAATGGTGAATTTGATCGTCTGACGCAGGAAGTGCTGGAGGAGATCAAAAAATGA
- a CDS encoding hybrid sensor histidine kinase/response regulator — translation MNGWLVFGVLVLYVVLLFACAFLGERKNSWLSPRGRMWLFSLTLGVYCTSWTYYGAVGAAVRDGMSFLPIYLGPLLFLGLWRDIWQRLVQIRNRQSITSIADFIAARYGKSPKLAALVTICAVIWILPYIALQLRAVALSVDVLMSDQASSGVTSNGVLVLTGLLAGLAMLFGTRHLTSSEQHNGLMLAVALESMVKLIALLAVAIFAVMHIESPHPISEELSQRFSRLHADGLPAGFWTQTLLASLAMICLPRQFHVGVVECRDVTYVRGARRWFAIYLFLTVLAIVPIALWALNMPISVLPNPDTAVLMLPLLKGESGLALLAFLGGFSAATGMLLVATVTLSIMLSNELILPLLWRFRLVQHDGAQFEKVMRIVRRLCMLSVMLLGFMAYRLFAESTQLSAIGLLAFAGVAQFSPALIGGLYWRGGSKAGVIAGLCAGFMLWAYTLLFPALVSTLHGHLSMGVQTALLNWQHHGLFGLNLLRPQALLGLQVNDSLTHGVIWSLGANIGSFIWVSRRFRPTVSEQMQAAPFLQPDELDLSDSQFSDEIPLSEDVISGAVARQTFTVGDLAALAERISGASVTQKAFAKFASSLREPLNLQMRADSRWWQFTEQLLAGAIGAASARTLLTTALRDNGLGLAQVAGLLDQASQWQRFNQQLLLTMMDHLTHGVSVVDSQMCLVAWNRRYLELFNYPSGLVYVGCPVADLIRYNAERGECGEGSVESHIQKRLNWLRAGNAHVFERVRANGQVIEMRGQPITGGGFVTTFADITQFRQTEAVLEGRVLERTEQLELALYEQKIARIQADKANISKSRFVAAASHDLLQPMHAARLFSGVLEQSDLNELDRQTLQQLDRALHGAESILSALLEIARLDSDMLQPNITAIDLSALLTDLEGQFAPIAMQRGLKLHVHPTRLWVSSDPQWLRRMIQNLVSNALRYSASGRVVVGVLGHSQSGFLRLGVWDTGPGIDIAQQKQIFHEFQRGKSVSPWGEQGLGLGLAIVERMAKRLGHPLHLYSTLGKGSCFMLTLPIAQPVQQRSAPTFVGSGVLQGLRVLCVDNDVAILDAMQTLLTRWGCEVWTATQPNQAIELAKQAQQQAKPIQVWLVDQHLDAYCEGLDLIRMYAQDSKSALITADSDPDLPERTHAQGAVLLKKPLKPAALRAFLMSIKVT, via the coding sequence ATGAATGGTTGGTTGGTCTTTGGCGTATTGGTGCTATATGTCGTGCTGTTGTTTGCCTGTGCGTTTCTGGGCGAACGAAAAAACAGCTGGCTGAGTCCGCGCGGGCGAATGTGGCTCTTTAGCCTGACCTTGGGTGTGTATTGCACGTCATGGACCTACTATGGCGCAGTGGGTGCTGCTGTACGTGATGGCATGAGCTTTTTACCCATCTATTTAGGACCTTTGCTCTTCCTCGGGCTATGGCGGGATATCTGGCAGCGTCTGGTTCAGATTCGCAATCGCCAATCGATTACCTCCATTGCTGACTTTATTGCGGCACGGTATGGCAAGTCACCGAAACTAGCTGCCCTGGTGACGATCTGTGCTGTCATCTGGATACTGCCTTATATCGCATTGCAATTGCGTGCTGTTGCACTCAGTGTGGATGTGTTGATGTCCGATCAAGCCAGTAGTGGGGTGACGTCAAATGGTGTTTTGGTGCTCACTGGATTGCTGGCGGGGCTGGCCATGCTCTTTGGCACACGGCATTTGACCAGCAGCGAACAACATAATGGGTTGATGTTAGCAGTAGCGCTGGAGTCGATGGTGAAATTGATCGCACTCTTGGCGGTGGCGATCTTTGCGGTCATGCATATCGAATCGCCACACCCCATCTCTGAGGAGTTAAGCCAACGTTTTAGCCGCTTACATGCCGATGGTTTACCTGCTGGATTTTGGACCCAAACCTTGCTCGCTAGTCTGGCGATGATTTGTCTGCCGCGACAGTTTCACGTGGGTGTGGTGGAGTGTCGCGATGTCACCTATGTGCGGGGAGCACGCCGCTGGTTTGCAATCTATCTCTTTCTAACCGTACTTGCCATAGTTCCGATTGCACTTTGGGCATTAAACATGCCGATCAGCGTGCTACCTAACCCCGATACTGCGGTGTTAATGCTGCCCTTGCTCAAAGGCGAATCGGGACTCGCCCTATTGGCTTTTTTGGGTGGATTTTCTGCGGCAACCGGCATGCTGCTTGTTGCGACAGTGACCTTGTCGATTATGCTGAGTAATGAGTTGATTTTACCGTTGCTCTGGCGGTTTAGACTGGTTCAGCATGACGGTGCGCAGTTTGAAAAAGTGATGCGAATCGTGCGGCGCTTATGCATGTTGAGTGTGATGTTACTGGGTTTTATGGCGTATCGATTATTTGCAGAGTCTACTCAACTTTCGGCCATTGGTTTACTGGCTTTTGCCGGAGTCGCCCAGTTTTCTCCTGCACTGATTGGTGGTTTGTACTGGCGAGGTGGTAGTAAAGCTGGGGTGATTGCAGGTTTGTGTGCGGGTTTTATGCTCTGGGCTTATACATTGTTGTTTCCTGCGCTGGTATCGACATTACATGGTCACTTGTCGATGGGTGTTCAAACCGCACTGCTCAATTGGCAGCATCATGGTTTATTCGGTTTAAATTTATTGCGGCCTCAAGCCCTATTGGGGCTACAGGTCAATGATTCGCTGACCCATGGTGTGATTTGGTCTTTAGGAGCCAATATCGGGTCATTCATTTGGGTTTCACGTCGATTTCGTCCAACCGTCAGTGAGCAAATGCAAGCCGCGCCTTTTTTACAGCCCGATGAACTGGATTTATCTGACAGTCAGTTTTCAGATGAAATCCCACTATCGGAGGATGTTATTTCTGGGGCTGTTGCGCGTCAGACCTTTACCGTCGGGGATCTGGCTGCGTTAGCTGAACGGATCAGCGGTGCTTCTGTGACTCAAAAAGCCTTTGCCAAATTCGCCTCGAGTTTACGAGAGCCATTAAATTTACAAATGCGGGCTGATAGCCGTTGGTGGCAGTTCACGGAGCAGTTGTTGGCGGGGGCAATAGGCGCAGCATCGGCGCGTACATTGCTGACGACAGCCTTACGCGATAATGGACTGGGTTTGGCTCAGGTTGCAGGGTTGCTGGATCAGGCCTCACAGTGGCAGCGCTTTAATCAGCAACTTCTCCTGACCATGATGGATCATTTGACGCATGGCGTCAGTGTGGTCGATAGTCAGATGTGTTTGGTGGCATGGAATCGCCGCTATCTTGAGCTCTTTAACTATCCCAGTGGTTTGGTCTATGTCGGCTGTCCCGTGGCAGATCTTATTCGTTATAACGCCGAGCGCGGCGAATGTGGCGAAGGGTCCGTCGAATCACATATTCAAAAACGTTTGAATTGGCTACGTGCGGGCAATGCACATGTATTTGAGCGGGTACGAGCCAATGGCCAAGTGATTGAAATGCGGGGGCAGCCGATCACAGGCGGTGGCTTTGTGACGACTTTTGCTGATATCACGCAGTTTCGTCAGACCGAGGCCGTGTTGGAGGGGCGCGTTCTAGAGCGAACTGAGCAGCTTGAGTTGGCGCTCTACGAGCAAAAAATTGCGCGAATCCAAGCGGATAAAGCCAATATCTCTAAAAGTCGATTTGTCGCTGCGGCCAGTCATGATTTATTGCAGCCGATGCATGCTGCACGTTTGTTTTCAGGGGTGCTTGAGCAAAGTGATCTCAATGAGTTGGATCGGCAGACCTTACAGCAACTTGATCGTGCGCTACACGGCGCTGAAAGCATTTTATCCGCTTTACTGGAGATCGCAAGGCTAGATAGTGACATGTTGCAGCCCAATATTACAGCGATTGATCTCTCAGCATTGCTGACTGATCTGGAGGGGCAGTTTGCACCCATCGCTATGCAGCGCGGCTTAAAACTGCATGTCCATCCGACACGACTCTGGGTCAGCAGTGATCCACAGTGGTTGCGTCGCATGATCCAAAATCTGGTTAGTAATGCGCTGCGTTATAGCGCCTCGGGTCGAGTGGTTGTTGGCGTTTTAGGCCATTCCCAGAGTGGTTTTCTACGCCTTGGCGTTTGGGATACTGGACCGGGTATTGATATCGCGCAACAAAAACAAATCTTTCATGAGTTTCAGCGCGGTAAAAGTGTGTCGCCGTGGGGTGAGCAGGGGTTGGGGTTAGGACTTGCGATTGTGGAGCGAATGGCAAAGCGCTTAGGGCATCCGCTTCATCTTTATTCTACTTTAGGTAAGGGGTCATGCTTTATGCTGACTTTACCGATCGCCCAGCCTGTGCAGCAGCGATCCGCGCCGACATTTGTGGGTTCCGGTGTGTTGCAAGGTCTTCGCGTGCTTTGTGTCGATAATGATGTAGCGATTTTGGATGCGATGCAGACGCTGTTAACGCGTTGGGGATGTGAGGTCTGGACCGCAACTCAGCCGAATCAAGCTATTGAGCTTGCCAAGCAGGCTCAACAACAGGCGAAACCAATTCAAGTCTGGCTGGTAGATCAGCATCTGGATGCGTATTGTGAGGGGCTGGACTTAATTCGCATGTATGCGCAAGACAGTAAGTCTGCACTCATCACTGCGGATAGTGATCCTGATTTGCCAGAGCGCACCCACGCTCAAGGCGCTGTTTTATTGAAGAAGCCCCTTAAACCTGCCGCATTAAGGGCATTTCTCATGTCTATAAAAGTAACCTAA